In one Sphingomonas hankookensis genomic region, the following are encoded:
- a CDS encoding GNAT family N-acetyltransferase translates to MTSAQSWPLKFQIGARTLFSIRRRLVRVPLELRDVLSGDAPALPPLPPGADGWSVTSLPEPLVDAMLSTSPIAFVRQRYTRYHTDLTIGFDAWFAGLSGNARSGLKRKAKKLAEANEGSLDVRTYRTAQELAEFHGIARQVAERTYQEKLLGAGLPNDIAFRAAMQGRGTRGEAFGWLLFVGGSPIAYLYCPMTGGDVRYDYVGHDPAWSEWSPGSVLHMEAFRTLFDEPAAQRFDFTEGEGQHKRQFATGGTACADLLLLRGSLGNRATVKALRAFDGGVERAKRARDWPVLGKAMHRLRRG, encoded by the coding sequence GTGACGAGCGCCCAGTCTTGGCCGCTCAAATTCCAGATCGGCGCGCGCACGCTCTTTTCGATCCGCCGCCGGCTGGTGCGCGTGCCGCTGGAACTGCGCGACGTGCTGTCGGGCGACGCGCCCGCCTTGCCGCCGCTGCCGCCGGGGGCGGACGGCTGGTCGGTGACGTCGCTGCCCGAACCGCTGGTCGATGCGATGCTGTCGACCAGCCCGATCGCCTTCGTTCGGCAGCGTTACACCCGCTATCACACCGACCTGACGATCGGTTTCGACGCGTGGTTCGCCGGCCTGTCGGGCAATGCCCGCTCCGGCCTGAAACGCAAGGCGAAGAAGCTGGCCGAGGCGAACGAAGGCAGCCTCGACGTCCGCACCTATCGCACGGCGCAGGAACTGGCCGAGTTCCACGGCATCGCCCGCCAGGTGGCCGAGCGGACCTATCAGGAAAAGTTGCTCGGCGCCGGCTTGCCCAACGACATCGCCTTCCGTGCCGCGATGCAGGGCAGGGGCACGCGCGGCGAGGCGTTCGGCTGGCTGCTGTTCGTCGGGGGTTCGCCCATCGCCTATCTCTACTGCCCGATGACCGGCGGCGACGTGCGCTACGACTATGTCGGCCACGATCCCGCCTGGAGCGAATGGTCGCCGGGCAGCGTGCTGCACATGGAGGCGTTCCGCACCCTGTTCGACGAACCCGCGGCGCAGCGGTTCGATTTTACGGAAGGCGAGGGACAGCACAAGCGCCAGTTCGCGACCGGTGGTACGGCGTGTGCCGACCTGCTGCTGCTGCGCGGGTCGCTCGGCAATCGGGCGACGGTGAAAGCGTTGCGGGCGTTCGATGGCGGTGTCGAGCGGGCGAAGCGGGCGCGGGATTGGCCGGTGCTCGGCAAGGCGATGCACCGGCTGCGTCGGGGCTGA
- a CDS encoding polysaccharide deacetylase family protein — protein sequence MATPVFLTIDTELMWRHHAADLSASTVIARSLEPAGVGVTWQLERLRAHGLKACFFVDPLPAKLYGMAAIAPTVEAILAGGQEVQLHLHPNWVGAAVGDRGQAHGRFELVDLSRQEQQDLLGEARDLLQACGAPEPVAFRAGSYSANDTTIDALAALGFAYDSSHNGAHHPWPSAITLSPDLIAPVAHRGLVELPVTTIAMPGGGRRHFQICALSAAEMRAALTYAARHDHAAVTIVSHGFELANRQGTRANGVHVRRFEALCRTLAERADALPTTHFRDRPALRLGQDDRPLPANALRTRWRQVEQLWSNWVEERAA from the coding sequence ATGGCAACGCCGGTATTCCTGACGATCGACACCGAATTGATGTGGCGGCACCATGCCGCCGACCTGTCGGCGTCGACCGTCATTGCCCGCTCGCTCGAACCCGCCGGGGTCGGCGTGACGTGGCAGCTGGAGCGGCTGCGCGCCCATGGATTGAAGGCGTGCTTCTTCGTCGATCCGCTGCCCGCGAAGCTCTATGGCATGGCGGCGATCGCGCCGACCGTGGAGGCGATCCTGGCCGGGGGGCAGGAGGTCCAGCTGCATCTCCACCCCAATTGGGTCGGTGCGGCGGTCGGTGATCGGGGGCAGGCGCATGGCCGGTTCGAACTGGTCGACCTGTCGCGGCAGGAGCAGCAGGATCTGCTGGGCGAGGCGCGCGACCTGCTGCAAGCCTGCGGTGCGCCCGAACCGGTCGCCTTCCGCGCGGGCAGCTACAGCGCCAACGACACGACCATCGACGCGCTGGCCGCATTGGGCTTCGCCTATGACAGCAGCCATAACGGCGCGCATCATCCCTGGCCCAGTGCGATCACCCTGTCGCCCGACCTGATCGCACCGGTCGCGCATCGTGGGCTGGTCGAGCTGCCGGTCACGACCATCGCGATGCCCGGCGGCGGGCGGCGGCATTTCCAGATTTGCGCGCTGTCGGCCGCCGAGATGCGAGCCGCGCTGACCTACGCCGCCCGCCACGACCATGCGGCGGTGACGATCGTTAGCCACGGCTTCGAACTTGCCAACCGGCAGGGGACACGTGCCAACGGCGTCCATGTCCGCCGGTTCGAGGCGCTGTGCCGCACGTTGGCCGAACGCGCCGACGCGCTGCCCACCACCCATTTCCGCGACCGCCCGGCGCTCCGCCTGGGGCAGGACGACCGGCCGCTGCCCGCCAATGCCCTGCGCACGCGGTGGCGGCAGGTCGAACAGCTCTGGTCGAACTGGGTCGAGGAGCGCGCGGCGTGA